A single genomic interval of Haloactinospora alba harbors:
- the pdxH gene encoding pyridoxamine 5'-phosphate oxidase, with product MNHCDPAELREPYDGTPLCRVDLADHPMQQFHIWFTQVHDSGLAEPNAMVLATVDPLGTPRTRTVLLKAYDRRGLCFFTNRHSPKGRAVLQNPQVSVTFPWHAAQRQVIVSGRAKPLSAEENDAYFRSRPYGSQIAAWASEHQSEPVTDRVELNERYARVAQRWPEGTEVPRPPYWGGFRIVCSEVEFWQGGSNRMHDRFRYLLVAGNAVDGTWRVDRLSP from the coding sequence GTGAACCATTGTGATCCCGCTGAGCTGCGGGAACCGTACGACGGTACGCCGTTGTGCCGTGTAGATCTGGCTGATCACCCTATGCAGCAGTTTCACATCTGGTTCACACAGGTGCACGACTCGGGTCTGGCCGAACCGAACGCGATGGTGCTCGCGACGGTCGACCCGCTGGGAACCCCCCGGACGCGAACGGTCCTCCTCAAAGCCTACGACCGTCGCGGCCTGTGCTTCTTCACGAACCGCCATTCCCCGAAAGGCCGGGCGGTCCTCCAGAATCCCCAGGTCAGCGTCACATTCCCGTGGCACGCGGCGCAGCGACAGGTCATCGTGTCCGGTCGTGCAAAACCTCTCAGTGCGGAAGAGAACGACGCCTACTTCCGTTCCCGCCCGTACGGCTCGCAGATCGCCGCCTGGGCGAGCGAACACCAGTCCGAGCCCGTGACCGACCGGGTGGAGCTCAACGAGCGCTACGCGCGCGTGGCCCAACGGTGGCCGGAGGGGACCGAGGTCCCCCGTCCCCCGTACTGGGGCGGGTTTCGTATCGTCTGTTCGGAAGTGGAATTCTGGCAGGGTGGATCCAATCGAATGCATGATCGATTCCGCTACCTGCTGGTCGCCGGTAACGCTGTCGACGGGACGTGGAGGGTGGACCGGCTCTCCCCGTGA
- a CDS encoding metal-dependent transcriptional regulator, whose translation MTAHGLIDTTEMYLKTIFELEEEGIVPLRARIAERLQQSGPTVSQTVARMERDGLLRVENDRHLLMTDEGRRLATHVMRKHRLAERLLVDVIALPWEDVHVEACRWEHVISDAVEERLMRVLDAPEVCPHGNPIPGFDSLGPIDSVTEPITNDEIVSMLEVVGSTEVTAVVRRISEQLQSDTDIMLALKRAGVQPETEVRLLAGEDGVRVIDGGSEDGESSELPRNIASHIFVTKP comes from the coding sequence GTGACCGCACATGGGCTGATCGACACCACGGAGATGTACCTCAAGACGATCTTCGAGCTTGAGGAGGAAGGCATCGTGCCGCTGCGGGCGCGGATCGCCGAACGCCTGCAGCAGAGCGGACCCACGGTGAGCCAGACGGTCGCCCGGATGGAGCGCGACGGCCTGCTGCGCGTGGAGAACGACCGTCACCTCCTGATGACCGACGAGGGCCGCAGACTCGCCACGCACGTGATGCGCAAGCACCGCCTCGCCGAGCGCCTCCTGGTGGACGTGATCGCTCTCCCCTGGGAGGACGTGCACGTGGAGGCGTGTCGCTGGGAGCACGTGATATCCGACGCGGTCGAGGAGCGGCTGATGCGGGTACTGGACGCGCCGGAGGTGTGTCCCCACGGCAACCCGATCCCCGGGTTCGACTCGTTGGGGCCGATCGACTCCGTTACCGAGCCGATCACCAACGACGAGATCGTCTCGATGCTCGAGGTGGTCGGGTCGACCGAGGTGACCGCGGTCGTGCGGCGTATCAGCGAACAGCTGCAGAGTGACACCGACATTATGCTCGCTCTGAAGCGCGCCGGGGTACAACCGGAGACGGAAGTGCGGCTGCTCGCCGGTGAGGACGGCGTTCGGGTGATTGATGGTGGTAGCGAGGATGGCGAGTCCAGCGAGCTCCCTCGGAACATCGCCAGCCATATTTTCGTCACGAAACCGTAA